From the genome of Bacteroides sp. MSB163, one region includes:
- a CDS encoding GH92 family glycosyl hydrolase: MKNKLCMLLLATGIGLFSCAEKELPEEYTDSVNVFIGTGGHGHTFPGATLPHGMVQLSPDTRLFGWDACSGYYYDDTSIMGFSHTHLSGTGIGDYGDILFMPVVGEKPLIAGTAENPDEGYRSRFSHEQESARPGYYQVLLQDDSINVELTATLRAGLHRYTYPKASDARLIVDMEPTIHGHQHPVTQIRVVNDSTIAGMKYTKGWAKHHYVYFYAVFSKPFDYKLYSGTEYQPDSTSVTVNTAKAVMTFRNLAADGRVLAKVGISSVDEEGAKRNMEAEVPDWNFERIAHQANTAWNEALGKIDIETSDNDDRTVFYTSLYHAFIQPSLASDVDGRYRTMGHEIKQDTSYTNYTVFSLWDTFRAAHPLYTIVTPEQNQAFIRSLLRKYDESGILPKWELASNETGTMIGYHAVSVIADAMMKKQCDFDVKKALEACIRSSVYDTTGITPMMDRQILNGKVMPISIKYKNELGYIPCDEVGGSVSQGLEFAYNDWLIAQMMKEYNRKDMYDKYMNLSKAYRAYFDPETKLMRGKLSDGSWITPFDPSSVQRPSNYVEGNAWQWAWFVPQDVEGLMELVGGKEAFEAHLDTLFTTSSELTGDPNAAADVTGMIGQYAHGNEPSHHIPYLYNYAGAPRKTQALVDHILRTLYHNDPNGLSGNEDVGQMSAWYALSSMGFYSFCPGRPVYEIGRPLFDKVSIHLSSGKDFVIRTKNNSVENKYIRSMKLNGEELREPRFSHFDLMEGGELVLEMEK, encoded by the coding sequence ATGAAGAACAAACTCTGCATGCTGTTACTGGCTACAGGAATCGGATTGTTTTCTTGTGCAGAAAAGGAACTTCCGGAAGAATATACCGATAGCGTAAATGTATTTATAGGAACCGGAGGACATGGACATACTTTTCCCGGTGCTACTTTACCTCATGGAATGGTACAGTTAAGTCCGGATACCCGTCTCTTTGGCTGGGATGCCTGTTCGGGCTATTATTATGACGACACTTCTATCATGGGGTTCAGTCATACCCACCTTAGCGGAACCGGTATCGGCGATTATGGCGATATACTTTTTATGCCGGTAGTAGGAGAGAAACCATTGATTGCCGGAACGGCAGAGAATCCGGACGAAGGTTATCGTTCCCGTTTCTCGCATGAACAAGAGAGTGCCCGGCCGGGATATTATCAAGTACTGTTGCAGGATGATTCTATCAATGTGGAACTGACCGCTACTTTGCGTGCAGGCCTGCATCGGTATACTTACCCTAAGGCAAGTGATGCTCGTCTGATTGTGGATATGGAACCTACCATTCATGGTCATCAGCATCCTGTTACTCAGATTCGTGTGGTGAACGACTCTACTATAGCCGGAATGAAATATACGAAAGGCTGGGCTAAACACCATTATGTGTATTTCTATGCTGTATTTTCAAAGCCCTTTGACTATAAGTTGTATTCAGGAACCGAATACCAGCCGGATAGTACTTCTGTCACCGTCAATACAGCAAAAGCTGTGATGACTTTCAGGAATCTTGCTGCGGATGGACGTGTGTTGGCTAAAGTCGGCATTTCGAGTGTGGATGAAGAAGGTGCGAAGCGGAATATGGAAGCGGAAGTTCCGGATTGGAATTTTGAAAGAATAGCGCATCAGGCGAATACTGCCTGGAATGAAGCCTTAGGCAAGATTGATATTGAAACTTCGGACAATGACGACCGTACTGTTTTCTATACGTCCTTGTATCATGCATTCATACAGCCGAGTCTGGCATCGGATGTAGACGGTCGTTATCGTACCATGGGGCATGAGATAAAGCAAGATACTTCTTATACCAATTATACGGTGTTCTCACTATGGGATACTTTCCGTGCGGCTCATCCGCTTTACACGATTGTAACGCCGGAACAGAACCAGGCATTTATCCGTTCGTTGCTTCGCAAATATGATGAGTCAGGTATTCTGCCTAAGTGGGAGTTGGCTTCCAATGAGACCGGAACGATGATTGGCTATCATGCAGTTTCTGTTATTGCAGACGCCATGATGAAGAAACAATGCGATTTTGATGTGAAGAAAGCATTGGAAGCCTGCATACGGTCTTCGGTATATGACACTACCGGCATTACGCCTATGATGGATCGTCAGATACTGAACGGAAAGGTTATGCCGATTTCAATTAAGTATAAAAACGAATTGGGATATATTCCTTGTGATGAAGTGGGCGGTTCCGTTTCACAAGGTCTGGAGTTTGCCTATAATGACTGGCTGATTGCACAAATGATGAAGGAATATAACCGTAAAGACATGTATGATAAATACATGAATTTATCTAAAGCCTACCGTGCTTATTTTGATCCAGAAACGAAGCTGATGCGTGGCAAGTTGAGTGATGGGAGCTGGATTACTCCTTTTGATCCTTCTTCTGTGCAGCGTCCCAGTAATTATGTAGAGGGAAATGCCTGGCAATGGGCATGGTTTGTGCCACAGGACGTAGAAGGACTGATGGAACTGGTAGGCGGCAAAGAGGCATTTGAAGCACATCTGGATACGCTGTTTACCACAAGTTCCGAACTGACCGGTGATCCGAATGCGGCTGCCGATGTGACCGGGATGATCGGGCAATATGCACATGGCAACGAACCGAGCCATCATATTCCTTATCTTTATAATTATGCCGGTGCACCTCGCAAGACACAGGCTTTGGTAGATCATATTCTTCGTACGCTTTATCATAACGATCCTAACGGACTCTCCGGAAATGAAGATGTAGGGCAAATGTCGGCTTGGTATGCACTCAGTTCTATGGGCTTCTATTCGTTCTGTCCGGGACGTCCGGTCTATGAAATTGGCCGTCCTTTGTTTGATAAGGTAAGCATTCATTTGAGTAGCGGAAAAGATTTTGTGATCCGTACTAAGAATAATAGCGTAGAAAATAAGTATATTCGCTCCATGAAACTGAACGGTGAAGAATTGAGGGAACCGAGATTTTCTCATTTCGACCTGATGGAAGGTGGTGAACTTGTATTAGAAATGGAAAAATAG
- a CDS encoding sialate O-acetylesterase, whose protein sequence is MKRSCFIIVLFVSFLLWAGGVQARITLPSFFSDGMVLQQQSSVAIWGNSDRKQQKVTVKTSWNNKKYTVTTDESGSWKVKVETPVYGGPYHIEVNDGETLRINDVLIGEVWLCSGQSNMDMRVGGRYSDPVMGALDAIVTSGNPGIRMFTVASKMTSEPLTDCKGEWQEASSETVPEFSAAGYFFARKLNQVLGIPVGIIHASYGGSRVEAWMSKEGVAPYKDLPDVHNASILYNGMLSPVVGYGIRGCLWYQGEANVDVPDLYTQLFPSLVSDWRKQWGIGEFPFYYAQIAPFNYNKGEGKGKNSAYLREAQMKCLHLIPSSGMVVLTDVGDDRTIHPMEKETVGNRFAYLALGRTYGKKGFPVTGPLYKSMQTEGNKIILSFDEMGKGLTTYRQPLNGFEVAGEDRVFHPAHARFGKDAQTVIVSSPEVEQPVAVRYAFKDYVKGCLYNMSGLPASSFRTDNW, encoded by the coding sequence ATGAAACGATCTTGCTTTATAATAGTCCTGTTTGTATCTTTCTTGCTTTGGGCGGGCGGGGTACAGGCACGAATAACATTACCCTCCTTTTTCTCGGATGGGATGGTGTTGCAACAACAAAGTTCAGTTGCTATTTGGGGAAACAGTGACCGGAAACAGCAAAAGGTTACTGTAAAGACTTCGTGGAATAACAAAAAATACACAGTAACGACGGATGAATCGGGTAGCTGGAAGGTAAAAGTAGAAACACCGGTATATGGTGGTCCCTACCATATTGAGGTGAATGACGGCGAGACGTTACGAATTAATGATGTATTGATTGGTGAGGTCTGGCTCTGTTCCGGTCAGTCTAATATGGATATGCGTGTAGGCGGTCGTTACAGCGATCCGGTGATGGGGGCGTTGGATGCGATTGTGACTTCAGGAAATCCCGGAATACGTATGTTTACAGTAGCAAGCAAAATGACCTCCGAACCGTTGACTGATTGTAAAGGTGAGTGGCAGGAAGCCTCATCGGAGACAGTTCCCGAGTTTTCGGCTGCAGGATACTTTTTTGCACGTAAACTGAATCAGGTGTTGGGTATTCCCGTAGGCATTATTCATGCCAGTTATGGAGGTTCACGGGTGGAAGCCTGGATGAGTAAAGAAGGCGTGGCGCCTTACAAAGACTTGCCGGATGTGCATAATGCTTCTATTCTCTATAATGGGATGTTGAGTCCTGTGGTCGGATATGGCATTCGGGGATGTTTATGGTATCAGGGGGAAGCGAATGTGGATGTACCTGATTTATATACGCAGTTGTTTCCCTCATTGGTGAGCGACTGGCGTAAACAATGGGGAATAGGGGAATTCCCTTTCTACTATGCCCAGATTGCTCCGTTTAATTATAATAAAGGAGAGGGAAAAGGCAAGAATTCGGCTTACCTGCGTGAAGCGCAAATGAAATGCCTTCATCTTATTCCTTCTTCGGGTATGGTTGTGCTGACGGATGTTGGCGATGACCGCACTATCCACCCTATGGAGAAAGAAACGGTGGGCAATCGGTTTGCTTATCTGGCCTTGGGGCGTACTTATGGTAAGAAGGGCTTTCCGGTAACGGGACCGTTGTATAAATCTATGCAGACGGAGGGCAACAAGATTATCTTGTCGTTTGATGAAATGGGCAAGGGGCTGACTACTTATCGGCAACCCTTGAATGGCTTTGAAGTAGCCGGCGAGGATAGAGTATTTCATCCCGCCCATGCACGTTTTGGTAAAGATGCGCAAACGGTTATTGTCTCAAGCCCGGAAGTGGAACAACCTGTCGCGGTGCGCTATGCCTTTAAGGATTATGTAAAGGGTTGCCTTTATAATATGTCCGGTCTTCCGGCATCTTCATTCAGAACAGATAACTGGTAA
- the xyl3A gene encoding xylan 1,4-beta-xylosidase, which translates to MVKKILISFCLSAVALVATAQNEPYKNPDLTPSERAWDLLKRMTLEEKISQMKNGSPAIERLGIPAYDWWNEALHGVARAGKATVFPQAIGLAATFDNQAVHETFSIVSDEARAKYHDFQRKGERDGYKGLTFWTPNINIYRDPRWGRGMETYGEDPYLTSLMGLAVVKGLQGDGTGKYDKTHACAKHYAVHSGPEWNRHSFDAKNISQRDLWETYLPAFKTLVTEGKVKEVMCAYNRYEGEPCCSNKQLLIRILREDWGYDDIVVSDCGAIGDFYYPNHHETHPTAAAASADAVVSGTDLECGGSYSSLNEAVRKGLISEEKINESVFRLLRARFQLGMFDDNTLVSWSEIPYSIVESKEHVAKALEMARKSMVLLTNKNNILPLSKSVRKVAVLGPNANDSVMLWANYNGFPTKSVTILEGIKSKLPEGAVYYEKGCDFVNTQTVFSYFDCCSYDGKKGFKATFWNNKELEGEAVAVGHFSEPLNFGNGGNTVFMPGVNLHDFSARFESVYTPKESGEVSFIISADDGSRLFIDGEEVYSEWHNGATREKMYNLNAVKGKAYKVVLEYFQAGGEASLKFDIGIKKEINYKEVADKAAEADVIIFVGGLSSALEGEEMPVDLPGFRKGDRTNIDLPQVQEEMLKALKKTGKPVVFVLCSGSTLALPWEAENLDAIIEAWYPGQQGGTAVADVLFGDYNPAGRLPLTFYASSGDLPDFEDYDMSNRTYRYFKGKPLFPFGHGLSYTTFDYGKAKADKKILRAGEGLTLTIPLKNIGKLSGDEVVQVYLRNPGDKEGPIKTLRAFRRISLEAGQAEDVLFELPASTFEWFNPATNRMDLLPGKYELLYGGTSDEKALQRLVVTLKK; encoded by the coding sequence ATGGTCAAGAAAATTCTGATATCCTTTTGTTTGAGTGCTGTAGCCCTGGTGGCTACAGCACAAAATGAACCCTACAAAAACCCGGATTTGACACCTTCCGAACGGGCATGGGACTTGTTGAAACGTATGACTCTGGAAGAGAAAATCAGCCAGATGAAAAATGGCTCGCCAGCCATTGAGCGCCTTGGAATACCGGCATATGACTGGTGGAATGAAGCACTGCACGGAGTGGCGCGCGCCGGAAAAGCAACTGTTTTTCCTCAGGCGATAGGACTTGCCGCCACTTTTGATAATCAGGCGGTTCATGAAACCTTCAGCATCGTATCGGATGAAGCCCGTGCCAAATACCATGATTTTCAACGTAAGGGTGAACGGGATGGTTACAAAGGATTAACGTTTTGGACTCCGAATATCAATATATACCGTGATCCGCGTTGGGGACGAGGTATGGAAACTTATGGAGAAGACCCGTATCTGACCTCTCTGATGGGATTGGCCGTAGTGAAAGGCTTGCAGGGTGATGGCACCGGAAAATATGACAAGACACATGCTTGCGCCAAGCACTATGCCGTGCACAGTGGTCCGGAATGGAACAGGCATAGCTTTGATGCCAAGAATATTTCCCAGCGCGATTTATGGGAAACCTACCTGCCCGCTTTTAAAACCTTGGTGACAGAAGGGAAAGTAAAAGAGGTGATGTGTGCCTATAACCGCTATGAAGGAGAACCGTGTTGCTCTAACAAGCAATTGTTGATTCGTATCTTGCGCGAGGACTGGGGATATGATGATATTGTGGTTTCAGATTGTGGGGCTATCGGCGATTTCTACTATCCTAATCATCATGAAACCCACCCTACGGCTGCGGCTGCCTCGGCTGACGCTGTTGTCTCAGGGACAGACCTGGAATGTGGCGGCAGTTATTCTTCTTTAAATGAAGCGGTACGGAAAGGACTGATATCAGAAGAAAAAATCAATGAATCGGTTTTCCGTTTATTGCGCGCTCGTTTCCAGTTGGGCATGTTTGATGATAATACACTTGTTTCGTGGTCTGAAATACCATATTCGATTGTAGAGTCAAAAGAACATGTAGCCAAGGCTTTGGAGATGGCACGTAAGAGTATGGTATTGCTGACTAACAAGAATAATATCTTGCCGTTGAGTAAATCTGTTCGTAAAGTTGCCGTGCTGGGGCCTAATGCCAATGACTCCGTGATGCTTTGGGCAAACTATAACGGTTTCCCTACTAAATCTGTCACCATCCTTGAGGGCATTAAAAGTAAACTTCCCGAAGGAGCTGTATATTATGAAAAAGGTTGTGATTTTGTAAATACACAGACTGTTTTTAGCTACTTCGATTGTTGCTCGTATGATGGGAAGAAAGGCTTTAAGGCAACCTTCTGGAATAATAAGGAATTGGAGGGTGAAGCGGTGGCAGTCGGTCATTTTAGTGAGCCGCTGAACTTTGGCAATGGGGGTAACACCGTATTCATGCCGGGAGTAAATCTGCACGATTTCTCGGCGCGCTTTGAGTCGGTATATACCCCGAAGGAATCTGGCGAAGTCTCTTTCATTATTTCTGCGGATGATGGTTCCCGGCTGTTCATTGATGGGGAAGAGGTTTACTCTGAGTGGCATAATGGAGCTACAAGAGAGAAAATGTATAATCTGAATGCAGTGAAGGGCAAAGCCTATAAGGTTGTATTAGAGTATTTCCAGGCTGGCGGAGAAGCTTCATTGAAATTTGATATAGGTATTAAGAAAGAAATAAATTATAAGGAAGTGGCCGATAAAGCGGCTGAAGCTGACGTGATTATCTTTGTTGGCGGACTTTCTTCTGCGCTGGAAGGTGAGGAAATGCCGGTGGACCTTCCCGGGTTTAGAAAAGGTGACCGCACCAATATCGATCTGCCTCAGGTGCAGGAAGAGATGCTGAAAGCTTTGAAAAAAACAGGTAAACCGGTTGTTTTTGTCTTATGTTCCGGCAGTACGCTGGCATTGCCTTGGGAAGCGGAAAACCTGGATGCGATTATTGAAGCATGGTATCCCGGCCAACAGGGAGGAACAGCTGTTGCAGATGTCCTGTTTGGTGATTATAATCCTGCCGGACGCTTGCCGCTTACTTTCTATGCATCGAGCGGTGATCTGCCCGATTTTGAAGACTACGATATGAGTAACCGTACATACCGCTATTTCAAGGGAAAACCTCTGTTTCCTTTTGGACATGGATTGAGCTATACCACTTTTGATTATGGCAAGGCTAAAGCGGATAAGAAAATACTTCGGGCAGGTGAGGGGCTGACTTTAACCATACCATTGAAGAACATCGGTAAACTGTCAGGAGATGAAGTCGTGCAAGTCTATCTGCGTAATCCCGGCGATAAGGAGGGACCGATTAAAACGCTGAGAGCTTTCCGCAGGATTTCTCTGGAAGCCGGTCAGGCGGAAGATGTTCTGTTTGAATTGCCCGCCTCAACATTTGAATGGTTTAACCCGGCTACAAACCGCATGGATCTTCTTCCCGGCAAGTATGAACTACTCTATGGCGGAACTTCGGATGAGAAAGCGCTGCAAAGATTGGTGGTAACATTAAAGAAGTAA
- a CDS encoding glycoside hydrolase family 71/99-like protein, with product MKNKLFVTLGILGMSMLAYAGPKHSQETSYPSYKGLIMAGYQGWFRGPQDGTNQGYGHYGTGKQFDEKHCTIDAWPDVSEYEKTYETPFRHADGRKARVFSSADKSTVDLHFKWMKEYGVDGVFVQRFFSYTRGDQQNSVPNRILANALEAASKYDRAIAVMYDLSGLKKSGEDCSLIMEDWKRLVDNQKVTNQAGKKTYLHHNGKPVVAIWGVGFPDRPYNIRNIGLDRLIDFLQNDPVYGGCTVMLGVPTFWRNLEADCINDPYLHTVIKKADIVLPWTVQRFSPLLHNDMDRFRDLVIEDIRWCKENGVDYVPAVTPGFSWHNLSKLEFPDDVKPVGSIPRQGGRFYWQQLSTAMLAGAEMIYVAMFDEVDEGTAIFKCTGDHPVSDVAKFIDMDGQPSDHYLWLTGEAARMLRKEIPLTFKMPVRE from the coding sequence ATGAAGAATAAGTTATTCGTTACTTTGGGCATCCTCGGCATGAGCATGTTGGCTTATGCCGGTCCCAAACACTCTCAGGAGACTTCTTATCCAAGTTACAAAGGATTGATTATGGCAGGATACCAAGGTTGGTTTCGCGGCCCGCAGGATGGAACCAATCAAGGCTATGGCCATTATGGCACCGGAAAGCAATTTGACGAGAAACATTGCACTATCGACGCATGGCCCGATGTGAGTGAATATGAAAAGACCTATGAGACGCCTTTCCGGCATGCCGATGGAAGAAAGGCACGTGTATTCAGTTCAGCGGACAAGTCTACTGTCGACCTGCACTTCAAGTGGATGAAGGAGTATGGCGTAGATGGAGTATTTGTGCAACGCTTTTTTAGCTACACCCGTGGAGACCAGCAAAACTCGGTACCGAACCGTATTTTAGCGAATGCCTTGGAAGCGGCTTCAAAGTATGACCGCGCCATAGCTGTCATGTATGATTTGTCCGGGTTGAAAAAGTCTGGTGAGGATTGTTCCCTGATTATGGAAGACTGGAAAAGGCTGGTAGACAATCAGAAGGTAACGAATCAGGCAGGGAAAAAGACTTATCTGCATCATAATGGAAAGCCCGTGGTAGCTATATGGGGAGTTGGTTTTCCCGACCGCCCTTATAATATCAGGAACATCGGTTTAGACCGTTTGATTGACTTCTTGCAGAATGACCCTGTTTATGGTGGTTGCACGGTGATGTTGGGTGTTCCTACTTTCTGGCGTAATCTGGAGGCTGATTGTATCAATGACCCCTATCTGCATACAGTGATAAAGAAAGCGGATATAGTTTTGCCATGGACTGTTCAGCGTTTTTCTCCTTTGTTGCATAACGACATGGACCGCTTCCGTGACTTGGTGATTGAAGATATCCGTTGGTGTAAGGAGAATGGCGTAGACTATGTTCCTGCCGTAACTCCCGGATTCAGTTGGCACAATCTTAGCAAACTGGAATTCCCGGATGACGTGAAGCCTGTTGGCAGTATTCCCCGTCAGGGAGGACGTTTCTATTGGCAACAGCTTTCTACTGCAATGTTGGCGGGTGCCGAGATGATTTATGTGGCCATGTTTGATGAAGTGGATGAGGGAACCGCCATCTTTAAATGTACGGGAGACCATCCGGTTAGTGATGTGGCCAAGTTTATTGATATGGACGGACAGCCTTCCGACCATTATCTGTGGCTGACAGGCGAGGCTGCCCGCATGCTCAGGAAAGAGATTCCACTGACGTTTAAGATGCCCGTAAGAGAATAA
- a CDS encoding glycosyl hydrolase family 28-related protein: MKTSSKLGAAAILILLALLPMNIACVQAQKQQVLRQSIKTTYPTRDWAISDFVVTDPAFGAKAEPGFDNRAAFQAAIDAAYESGGGVVYIPAGNYEFRSTQLGTKNVRVRQGRSESKKDFHFEYVLRLHPGVQLRGDWANPEVNNGKVLGTILEVRVGKDAPNYDGSVESWWNDGQAGNALRTTYTSIADRFIEMNAGTGVTNLSIWYPEQDINDVKPYPWTLFQTQGDCATIEHVTLVNSYNGFNSAPSELHYVLDSYITALNKGIEVHVCTDIGRIENVRISPEYWAESGLPGAPSLADVTAYTKANGTGYQMHRSDWEYVSYLRVSGYKTGVWIGREPGFADAPNAQLYEVHVDDCGNGLYVEDVNPYGILISNSSFGASEDGNAVYFYKDFSTSVQFNGVDFNGPVVSDGSDGVVSFESCTFSEYGDYALRMNSGNALLSQCDFKKKAGHVYLGADMHTLKSVNSGYKCNLKVDNHSTSAKVEVVTGKKYFFDPIPKNVKTNIAVHPRPASDKVLKADLARATGFNNNRPVKDVSAELQSALDAVKAAGGGTLYLPAGRYLVDNPVKVPSGVELRGSWDVQHHTQSGGTAIFTNYDGGAAGEKGASLLQLEAGAGIRGITLAQLNIASDGYSVSNPRKTPFLIQGQGPKVYIINVTIAVGDKGIDLASYDTSGHYVDYLGGVPLRAGIWVGGGAEGGFIRNMQFNPHYGSRLPKGGQGYPEVFMMRFVQSNCSALKFADVKNQTIFNNFVYGSVYGIHFLKDAITGKYPGKMTVIGHGSDGCTYSLFVEDADKNTKIVAVNSELVNTKIPNEPVRSYVLMGDEVNTGKVHPDAKLILYNSAFWGSPVFGAIINNGVVSFQQANFSRSGTQGVDVRGGKAHVYTSYFAQKVAGPTAGDGGYARLGGQGKSIELTNNYYLSGLRFNKSGEGLIYGSDKK, from the coding sequence ATGAAAACATCTTCTAAGTTAGGGGCGGCGGCTATATTGATATTGCTGGCGTTGCTTCCTATGAACATTGCCTGTGTACAAGCACAAAAACAGCAAGTACTCCGGCAGAGTATCAAAACCACTTATCCGACAAGAGACTGGGCGATATCCGACTTTGTTGTGACCGACCCAGCTTTCGGTGCTAAAGCCGAACCGGGATTTGACAACAGGGCGGCTTTCCAAGCGGCTATTGACGCTGCGTATGAAAGCGGCGGCGGGGTAGTGTATATACCTGCCGGAAATTATGAATTCCGTAGTACGCAGCTTGGCACAAAGAATGTCAGAGTTCGCCAGGGCCGTTCGGAAAGCAAGAAAGATTTCCACTTTGAATACGTTTTGCGCCTCCATCCCGGAGTACAACTTCGTGGCGATTGGGCTAATCCGGAGGTCAATAACGGAAAAGTCCTCGGAACCATTCTTGAAGTACGTGTCGGCAAAGATGCACCGAACTATGACGGAAGTGTTGAAAGCTGGTGGAACGACGGACAGGCGGGCAATGCGCTTCGCACGACCTATACGAGCATAGCTGACAGATTCATCGAAATGAATGCAGGCACCGGAGTTACTAATCTCTCCATCTGGTATCCTGAGCAAGACATCAATGATGTGAAACCCTATCCGTGGACATTGTTCCAAACCCAGGGAGATTGCGCCACGATAGAGCATGTCACTCTCGTCAACTCTTACAATGGCTTTAATTCTGCACCGAGTGAGTTGCACTATGTGCTGGATAGTTATATCACAGCACTAAACAAGGGTATCGAAGTGCACGTATGTACCGATATCGGGCGTATTGAGAATGTCAGGATTAGTCCTGAGTATTGGGCTGAATCCGGTCTTCCGGGAGCACCTTCTCTGGCTGACGTAACAGCCTATACAAAAGCGAACGGTACGGGATACCAGATGCACCGTTCGGACTGGGAATATGTTTCTTACCTGCGTGTGTCAGGTTACAAGACAGGCGTATGGATTGGGCGTGAGCCCGGCTTTGCCGATGCCCCGAACGCTCAGTTGTATGAGGTGCATGTAGACGATTGCGGGAATGGATTGTATGTGGAAGATGTCAATCCGTATGGCATACTTATATCCAATTCTTCATTCGGAGCGTCCGAAGATGGCAATGCCGTATACTTTTACAAGGATTTCAGCACTTCGGTACAATTCAATGGGGTGGATTTCAACGGGCCTGTTGTAAGTGACGGCAGCGATGGAGTCGTGTCGTTTGAAAGCTGTACGTTTAGTGAATACGGGGATTATGCCCTCAGGATGAACAGTGGCAATGCATTGCTATCCCAATGCGATTTCAAGAAGAAGGCCGGACATGTATATCTCGGAGCGGATATGCATACGCTGAAGTCGGTTAATTCGGGTTATAAATGCAATCTGAAAGTTGATAATCACAGCACTTCGGCCAAAGTAGAAGTGGTTACGGGGAAGAAGTACTTTTTCGACCCCATACCTAAGAACGTAAAAACAAATATAGCTGTGCACCCGAGGCCGGCATCGGACAAAGTATTGAAAGCGGACCTGGCAAGGGCAACGGGCTTTAATAATAACCGTCCTGTGAAAGATGTGTCGGCTGAACTGCAATCTGCCCTTGATGCGGTGAAAGCTGCCGGTGGCGGTACGCTCTACTTGCCTGCCGGAAGGTATCTGGTGGACAATCCTGTTAAAGTTCCTTCGGGAGTTGAATTGAGGGGCTCGTGGGATGTGCAACATCACACGCAAAGTGGTGGTACTGCCATATTTACCAACTATGATGGCGGAGCTGCCGGAGAAAAAGGTGCTTCACTCCTGCAACTTGAAGCGGGTGCCGGCATCAGGGGCATTACACTGGCACAGCTCAATATCGCTTCTGATGGCTACAGCGTATCAAACCCGCGAAAGACTCCGTTCTTGATACAGGGACAAGGCCCCAAGGTGTATATAATCAATGTAACCATAGCGGTAGGCGACAAAGGTATAGATCTGGCTTCATATGACACCAGTGGCCACTATGTCGATTATCTGGGTGGTGTGCCTTTAAGGGCGGGCATCTGGGTTGGCGGTGGAGCCGAAGGTGGATTCATCCGCAATATGCAGTTTAATCCTCACTATGGGTCGAGACTTCCGAAGGGAGGACAGGGCTATCCGGAGGTATTTATGATGCGGTTTGTACAATCTAATTGCAGTGCGCTTAAGTTTGCGGATGTCAAGAACCAGACTATTTTCAACAATTTCGTTTACGGTTCGGTATATGGAATACATTTCCTGAAAGATGCGATAACCGGTAAGTATCCGGGCAAGATGACCGTTATAGGACATGGCTCTGACGGATGCACCTATTCTTTATTTGTGGAAGATGCGGATAAGAATACGAAGATTGTCGCGGTTAATTCAGAGTTGGTTAATACTAAGATTCCCAATGAGCCGGTGAGGTCGTATGTCCTTATGGGAGATGAAGTTAACACCGGTAAGGTTCATCCTGACGCCAAACTTATCCTGTATAACAGTGCATTCTGGGGAAGTCCGGTTTTCGGGGCGATTATAAATAATGGCGTTGTGTCATTCCAACAGGCCAATTTCTCGCGTTCCGGTACACAGGGGGTAGATGTCAGAGGTGGCAAAGCGCATGTGTACACTTCTTATTTCGCTCAGAAAGTGGCAGGTCCGACCGCCGGAGACGGCGGATATGCAAGGCTGGGGGGACAAGGTAAATCAATAGAACTCACTAATAACTATTATCTCTCTGGATTGCGGTTCAATAAATCGGGAGAAGGGCTGATTTATGGTTCTGACAAGAAGTAG